Proteins encoded within one genomic window of Setaria italica strain Yugu1 chromosome IV, Setaria_italica_v2.0, whole genome shotgun sequence:
- the LOC111256981 gene encoding L-type lectin-domain containing receptor kinase IV.1-like produces the protein MPGMVRLSLLLQLLLSLALSLVSFTTATGEDQFVYSGFSRSNLNLDGAATITPDGVLELTNHTVHIKGHAFYPTPWRFRKSPGEMVQSFSITFVFGMVPIYSDQCTDGMTFLISPTKDFSGAQTSQYLGLLNKTSDGKESNHIFAVEFDSSQNTEFNDIDDNHIGININSLTSNQSKSAAFYDDKIGMFKNLSLVSRKEMQVWVDYDGETTQINVTLAPIRVAKPSRPLLSATYNLSTVLEDPSYIGFSASTGPINSLYCVTGWSLGINRPAPLIDITKLPKLPHVGPKPRSKLLEIILPIATAIFIFIVGTTIILLVRRRMKYAEINEDWEAEFGPHRFSYKDLFHATDGFKNKNLLGQGGFGKVYKGLLPVSRLEVAVKRVSHESKQGMKEFVAEIVSIGHLRHRNLVHLLGYCRRKGELLLVYEYMSNGSLDKYLHCEEDKPTLNWAQRFQIIKGVAYGLFYLHERWEKVVIHRDIKASNVLLDSEMNGRLGDFGLASLYDHGTDPQTTHVVGTMGYLAPELARTGKATTQTDVYAFGIFILEVTCGQRPINSHADDSSQILIDWVVEHWHKGSLTYTLDSRLQGNYNSDEVSLALILGLLCAHPFCNARPSMRQVIQYLNGEMPLPELMPTNISFSVLGLMQNEGFDEYASLPSIVGSSGMTSSLSSGR, from the coding sequence ATGCCTGGCATGGTGCGTCTATCCCTCCTTTTACAGTTACTCTTATCCCTGGCCCTAAGCCTTGTATCCTTCACCACAGCAACCGGAGAGGACCAGTTCGTCTACTCTGGCTTCTCCAGGAGTAACCTCAACCTTGATGGAGCAGCCACTATTACACCAGACGGTGTCCTTGAGCTGACAAATCACACAGTCCACATTAAAGGCCATGCGTTCTACCCCACTCCATGGCGATTCCGCAAATCCCCTGGTGAGATGGTGCAGTCTTTCTCCATTACCTTTGTGTTCGGCATGGTCCCCATCTACTCTGATCAATGTACCGATGGAATGACTTTCCTGATCTCTCCCACCAAGGATTTCTCAGGTGCACAGACCTCACAATACTTGGGTCTCCTCAACAAAACAAGTGACGGCAAAGAAAGTAACCATATATTTGCAGTCGAGTTTGATAGTAGCCAAAATACTGAGTTCAATGACATCGATGACAACCACATCGGCATCAACATAAATAGTCTCACATCAAACCAATCCAAGTCTGCTGCCTTCTATGATGACAAGATTGGTATGTTCAAAAACTTATCCCTTGTTAGCCGCAAAGAGATGCAAGTGTGGGTGGACTACGATGGAGAGACCACACAGATCAACGTGACATTGGCTCCCATCAGGGTAGCCAAACCTTCCAGACCACTACTGTCAGCCACCTACAACCTGTCCACAGTGCTGGAAGATCCATCCTACATTGGTTTCTCGGCATCAACTGGTCCAATCAATTCACTATATTGTGTAACCGGCTGGAGTTTGGGCATAAATCGTCCTGCTCCATTGATTGACATTACCAAGTTGCCGAAGCTGCCTCATGTTGGCCCAAAACCTCGGTCCAAGTTGCTGGAGATCATCCTACCGATAGCCACAGCCATATTCATCTTCATTGTTGGAACAACTATAATTCTATTGGTGAGGAGGAGAATGAAGTATGCTGAGATAAATGAAGATTGGGAAGCCGAATTTGGGCCACACCGCTTTTCATACAAGGATTTGTTCCACGCTACAGACGGATTTAAGAATAAGAATCTACTCGGCCAAGGAGGATTTGGGAAGGTGTATAAAGGTCTGCTCCCTGTCTCAAGATTGGAGGTTGCAGTAAAGAGAGTGTCTCATGAGTCAAAGCAGGGAATGAAAGAGTTTGTTGCTGAGATTGTCAGTATTGGCCACCTCCGACATCGCAACCTTGTGCACCTACTAGGTTATTGCAGAAGAAAAGGTGAACTCCTATTGGTATATGAATATATGTCAAATGGCAGTCTTGACAAGTACTTACATTGTGAAGAGGATAAACCCACTCTGAATTGGGCTCAGAGGTTTCAAATCATCAAAGGTGTAGCATATGGTCTATTCTACCTCCATGAGAGGTGGGAGAAAGTTGTAATTCATAGAGACATCAAAGCAAGCAATGTTCTCCTTGATAGTGAGATGAATGGACGCCTAGGTGACTTTGGTCTTGCAAGCTTGTATGATCACGGCACTGATCCGCAAACAACCCATGTGGTTGGTACAATGGGATATCTTGCCCCAGAATTGGCACGCACTGGTAAAGCAACCACTCAAACAGATGTGTATGCATTTGGCATTTTCATTCTTGAGGTAACTTGCGGGCAAAGGCCTATCAATAGTCATGCAGATGATAGCTCACAGATATTAATTGATTGGGTTGTTGAGCATTGGCACAAAGGATCACTCACATACACACTTGACAGTAGGTTACAAGGCAACTACAACTCTGATGAGGTTAGCCTGGCATTAATTCTTGGATTGCTGTGTGCACATCCATTTTGCAATGCAAGGCCAAGTATGCGTCAAGTCATACAATACCTTAACGGTGAGATGCCACTCCCGGAGTTGATGCCCACAAACATAAGTTTCAGTGTGTTGGGCCTGATGCAAAATGAAGGTTTTGATGAGTATGCATCGTTGCCTTCCATAGTTGGGAGCAGTGGCATGACGTCAAGCCTGTCAAGTGGAAGATGA